Proteins from a genomic interval of Kribbella aluminosa:
- a CDS encoding permease produces MIESALDLLGRVIGDVWTTFTNVWPFLAASIIVASVLVVYVGTDRLATWLRKSTPIAVVGAVALATLTPFCSCGTTAVVLGAMASHVPWAPVVAFMVSSPLTSPEELVLSTGLFGAPFALTFFVAAIALGLVAGVVTFLIERTGWLAGQARMSSGQSDTACNSRCEAPSQEAGPEPSCCAVEAPAGEAGPVQTLATPVRRAPALARYKIDVLVREILITGRRLALFFFGFATLGYLLIEAIPTRWLTDYLGGDSVLAVPLAALIGIPVYLNTDGSLPLVATLMDGGMGAGPALAFLITGAGTSIGAISGMLLIARRRVVALVVGLLYLGAVTLGWLAPLWL; encoded by the coding sequence GTGATCGAGTCCGCGCTGGACCTACTGGGCCGTGTCATCGGCGACGTGTGGACAACCTTCACCAACGTGTGGCCGTTCCTGGCCGCGAGCATCATCGTTGCCTCGGTCCTGGTCGTGTATGTCGGCACCGACCGGCTGGCGACCTGGCTGCGCAAAAGCACCCCAATCGCCGTTGTCGGCGCGGTGGCGCTGGCGACACTGACACCGTTTTGTTCGTGCGGAACCACCGCAGTCGTGCTCGGCGCGATGGCCTCCCACGTTCCATGGGCACCGGTGGTCGCGTTCATGGTGTCCTCGCCGCTGACCAGCCCCGAAGAACTCGTTCTGTCGACCGGCCTGTTCGGGGCGCCGTTCGCGCTGACGTTCTTCGTCGCCGCCATCGCTCTCGGCCTCGTCGCCGGCGTCGTCACCTTCCTCATCGAGCGCACCGGCTGGCTTGCCGGCCAGGCCCGGATGAGCAGCGGGCAGAGCGACACAGCCTGCAACAGCAGGTGCGAAGCCCCGTCGCAGGAAGCCGGCCCGGAGCCGTCATGCTGTGCAGTCGAGGCACCAGCGGGTGAGGCTGGACCGGTGCAGACGCTGGCGACTCCAGTCCGGCGTGCCCCGGCACTTGCCCGGTACAAGATCGACGTGCTGGTACGGGAAATTCTCATCACGGGCCGGCGTCTCGCCTTGTTCTTCTTCGGTTTCGCGACCTTGGGCTACCTCCTGATCGAAGCCATCCCAACCCGGTGGCTCACCGACTACCTGGGCGGAGACTCCGTCCTGGCCGTTCCGCTGGCTGCGCTGATCGGCATCCCGGTCTACCTGAACACCGACGGATCCCTCCCGCTGGTGGCGACCCTGATGGACGGCGGCATGGGCGCCGGCCCAGCGCTGGCGTTCCTGATCACCGGTGCCGGCACCAGCATCGGCGCGATCAGCGGCATGCTCCTCATCGCCCGCCGCCGCGTCGTCGCCCTGGTCGTCGGACTCCTCTACCTCGGCGCCGTCACGCTGGGCTGGCTGGCGCCCCTGTGGCTCTGA